From Methanomassiliicoccus luminyensis B10:
TCATCTGGCCTCTAACTCAAAGTTAATAAGGGAATTGTACTTTGATTATAAAAATAGCACTATTGCGTTATGTGCGTCATGTGCGCTGATAACCCTAATCACATCACTCAAGGTTATCGTCATCAAGGGTTCAATGGGCATTCTCACCGAGCGGGAAAAGGAAGTAATGTCGCTCCTCCGGAGGGGGAAGAGCGTTAAGGACATCGGTAAAGAATTGAAGATTCCAGTAACCAGTGTGTCCAGGTCCATTACCAGCATCAGGCGGAAGGCTCAGGACATGGAGGAGGACATCCTGTTCTTGAGAAAACTCGGATACCTGGATATCAAGGACTGCAAGATCGTTTTCATCACTCCTGACCGGGACCCCAAGGCGTTGAGCAAATTGAAGTAAGCGACCGGAGCGCCCGTTCCCTAGCGTCCACGACGTCTCCTTTTCTCAAGGCACTCGCCGTGACAGAAGGATTTTGAGTTCACTAGGTCGTCCAATATCTTTTGGACTAAAGGGTCGGTCAGGTCCCATTCGATTA
This genomic window contains:
- a CDS encoding LuxR C-terminal-related transcriptional regulator → HLASNSKLIRELYFDYKNSTIALCASCALITLITSLKVIVIKGSMGILTEREKEVMSLLRRGKSVKDIGKELKIPVTSVSRSITSIRRKAQDMEEDILFLRKLGYLDIKDCKIVFITPDRDPKALSKLK